Genomic DNA from Pelosinus sp. IPA-1:
GTGGGCTAAATTCTACTTTTGAATATAGTGACTTTGATGGGGTAAAAAATGCTATGACTGGGGGGTTAGGTATTGCATTGCTTCCTAGAAGCGTTGTAGAGAATCTTGCTAAAGAAAATGACAAACTTTATATATTTAATGAATTAAGCAATTTAGAAATTCCGTTGTTTGCTATTACTCGTAAGGATAAGTATTTGCCAGCTACGGCAAAAAGCATACTTGAAATGCTGCAAGAAAATAAAGGTATCATATAGGAGATTTTTATATGACTCATAGTCCTTTTTAATTTCATAGAAAAGTCACTCTCCAGTATAATAGGGGTAAGGAAGCTGGGAGGGGATAATTTGCAAACAACGGATTTGGAAATACAAAAAGATATAATCAACCTATTAGAAAAATTTGATAACATATTATATGGATTTGCCTATGTAGGTGATATTGCAGCCTGTAAATATAAAAATAGTCCATATGCAATAACAATTGGGCTACCGATATCACCAACTATTGTTGATAATATCGTATCTGGACCTAACCAAGCTTATTATGACGAATATCTTAGCGTAAATGATAGACTTGACTTGATAACTGAGCAACTAAAAAATCAAATAGTGAAAAAGGGATATCTCGCTTATGCCATAGCCTCTTCAAAAAGAACTGATTTTGTTAATATTAAAGGTGACTTTCCTCATAAAGCAGCTGCTGTCAGAGGCGGATTAGGATGGATAGGGAAGAGTTCACTTTTAATAACAAGGCAATATGGTCCCCGAGTTAGAATTTCAACCGTGCTCACTGACATACCATTTCAGACAGATCGTTTACCTGCGAAAAACTATTGTGGTAAATGTAAGAAATGTGTTGATGCATGCCCTGCAGGGGCAATTGTAGGGACTGTTTGGACCGAAGAGTTATCAAGGGAAAAATTAATTGATGTTAAAAAGTGCGACTTATGGAAAATAAAAAATTATTCTCAATTCCATGGACATGTCTGCGGAATTTGCGTTGCTGTTTGTCCCCATGGAAATAAAAAGGCTAAAGAAATTTTGGTATGATAGTTAAATAAAAAAGAAAGTTCAACGGACATAGAATCTGTTGAACTTTCTTTTTTACACAGGTATATATTAATGATTGACAGAAAACACCATCTTTAATATAATGAGTTTGTACTCAATGAGTTTTAACTTATTGAAATGGAGTTGATGCAATGGTAGAAAATAAAAGACAGAAACAAAAGGAATTAACTAGAAGACATTTAATAGAAATAGCAATTCAACAGTTTGGTGAAAATGGAATAACAGCGACTCGTACTGCAGATATTGCTAGAGTTGCTAATGTCTCACACGGAACTATATTCGTACACTTTCCAAAACAGGAAGACTTATTAATAGCCGTAGTTGAGGAATTTGGAATTAGAATTGCAAAAAGACTTCATGAATTGATCGACACGAATCGTAGTTTAATTGAAGTTTTAGAGGCTCACATAACAGGTTTAATTGAATTTGAACCGTTTTATACAAGACTAGTTATCGAAAGACGTCTACTCCCTGAGAGTGTTCGCAATACGTATATTATGATCCAATCCACTATTTCATTTCATATCGGTATAGCTGCTGAGAAAGAGATGGAAGAAGGTATTATTCGTCAAATTCCCTTACACCTAATTTATAATACTTGGATAGGATTAATTCATTATTACATAACAAATGGTGACTTATTCTGCTCCAGTGGCTCTGTCTTAAAGCAACACGGGCAGGAATTATTTCAGCATTATATTAGCTTAATGAAAATATCATCTAAATAAATATAAGGAGGCTAAATAAAATGAAACGATGTATTGCATGTGGGATGCCTATGAAAAATCCAGAAGATTTTGCTATGGGAGATTCAGAAAAAGAATATTGCCGGTACTGCTCTCGTCCAGACGGAACAATGCAATCTTATGAGGAAAAATTAGATTCTTTAACTAACTTTATCGTCAAAACCCAGGGATTAGAAATAAAAGCAGCAAATATTGCAGCAAAGTCAATGATGGATAAGCTGCCTGCTTGGAAAGTAAAATAAACTTTGCAGTTGGTTGTATTGTATGCACATAAGGGTGTATGTCTCAAAACATTTTGGGACATACACCCTTCTTATTTTTACTATGAGTAATGATTCAGTTTATTTTCTTATTATTCTTCTTTGGTTCTTAAGCATCTTAATACCTTGGAGATTATTACCTGATCACCAAAACTCACACTCTAGGTTAAATAATTGTTTATCCTAAGGCGATTATACATATTTCACCTCATTAGGGAAATAATAACTAGATAAGCTAAAAATGTAAAATAGTACTAATAATTAATAGATTTTATGATTTGCGTAGAGGGCTGATATATGAAGATACGAATTAATAATTGGCAGCTTTATTGTCTTATGATGTTATTTGAAATTGGAAGCACAACTGTTTTTGGATTAGGTATTGATGCTAAGCAAGATGCCTGGATTGCTGTTTTACTAGCGATGTTTTTTGGTTTTGTATTAATTTGGCTTTATACTGAAATTCAAAAATATTATCCAGAGAAAAATCTAGCAGAGATTCTGACAGCTGTATTAGGAAAATGGCTTGCTATACCTATAATTTTACTTTATGCATTAGAATTTTTTTGGATCTCAACTTTGAATTTTCGAGAATTTGGCGAACTAATTTCAATGATATTACTACCATCTGTCCCACTATCCGTAATTCTTGTTGTTTTTATGATTACAGCCATGTACACTCTTTTTCTCGGGTATGAGGTATTGGCTCGTCTAGGAGAATTAATGTTTCCACTGATTATATTCTTTATTCTTAGTATATTTGTCCTAATTGGTTTTTCAGAGCAAGTGGATTTAACTAGATTACAGCCCGTTTTAGGTAATGGAATTACGCCAGTTTTAAAAGCAGCCATTCCTGCACTTGTTAACTTCCCATTTGGGGAAATGGTTGTATTTTTAATGTATTGGCATTATGTAAATGAGAAACAATGTATTCGGAAAACATCCTTTTTGGTTACGATTACCATTGGGCCATTGTTATCAAGTGTATTGGCCCTGATGGTTGCCGTTTTAGATGTGCCCTTTGTTGCTAATTCCACGATTCCTATCTATGAAGTAATTAAACTAATTAATATAGGAGATATTCTAACGAACTTAGATTCTATTGCGACTGTAGTCCAGTTTATTGGCGGCTTTTTTAAGATGACGATTCATTTTTACGCAGGAGTATTAGCTGTTAAATCACTTTTTAAAATTAGTAATGAGAAGTGGTTGATTGCTTTATTTGGTGTCTTTTGGACTTGGTTTTCCATTGTTTATTATCCAAACCTTCTCTTTCACCGCTGGGTTGGGCTAAAAATATCCATTTCTTATTTTTATAGTGGTTTTACTGTTTTGGAAATTGTTTGTCCGGCTTTGCTACTTATAATAATCATTCTGAAAAACAAGCTGCACAAGCAAAGTATACAGCAGCAATGTATTTGATACTAATTTTATCCTAGCTTGATGGAGGTTGAAATGGAGAATATAGATGCTACGATTACCTTTGATACCTTGAAAGAAATTGGCTTTGTACCGAGCATTCTTATTGTTGGAGGATGGTTATGTGCATGTGTTCTTGCCCTCATCTGTCTATATAATCTTGGTTTATATGCAATAAGGCTTTTACTGTACCGGAAGACAAACAATGGCCGTTAAAGGAAATCAATATAAGATTAGCCCGAATATCGAAGCGAATATAGCAAAGCTAAAAGAAATTTTAGGCAAAAGTGATGACATAGTATTTAGAAATATTGTAATTTCTAATCAACAGCAAACACGAGCTTTACTTTGTTATGTAAGTGGTTTAACTAATACTGAAATGATTAGTCAGCATATTATTAAATCACTAACACAGAATGTAAGCGCCGAAGTTTGTGATATAAGAAGTTTGTCAGCAAATACTTTTGATAGTATTAAAACCAATATTTTGAGTATAACAGACTTAAATGAAACCCAATCAATGAAGAACGTCATCAATGAAATTTTAGCAGGTAAAACTGCTTTATTTATTGATACGTACGTTAAAGTACTTCTCATTAATGCACTAGCTTTTGAATCAAGGAATGTTCAAGATCCTAATACTGAAACAGTAGTAAGAGGGCCTCGCGAAGGATTTACGGAAAATATTGCTGTTAATATTGCCTTGGTTCGTAGAAAAATTAGGCATCCAAATTTAGTTTTCGAAAAAATGATTGTGGGCAGAAAAACGAATACAACTCTCTTCATAGCATATTTGGATAGGATCGTAAATCCCAAAGTAGTTCAAGAAATTAAAGAAAGGCTAAACCGAATTCAAATAGATTCCATATTAGAATCTGGCTCTATTGAACAGCTTATTGAAGACAACCCTACAAGTCTTTTTCCGACGATTGGAAACAGTGAAAAACCTGATATTGTTGCAGCAAAGCTATTAGAAGGAAGAGTAGCAATTTTTTGTGATGGTACGCCATTTGTGCTGACGGTCCCTTATTTATTTATCGAAAGTCTACGAACTTCTGAAGATTACTATTCCCGTCCTTTTATAGCAACGTTATTGAGGCTAATAAGAATTGTATCCCTTTTTATTACTATAGCTGCTCCGGCTTTATATGTTGCTGTAACGGTATTTCACTATGAGATGATTCCCACAGTTTTACTGATAACTACGGCTGCTTCACGAGAAGGAATACCATTTCCTGCTGTTTTAGAAGTTTTCCTAATGGGAATCGTATTTGAGGTTTTAAGAGAAGCGGGCGTAAGAATGCCGAAACCTGTTGGACAGGCAACTAGTATTGTTGGTGCCCTTGTACTTGGTGAGGCGGCTGTAAATGCTGGAATCGTAAGTAGCCCAATGATTATTATTGTAGCGATTACGGGAATTACTGATTTTGTTAATCCCTCGTTGATAAGTGTCACCTTTTATTTGCGGACTTTTCTTTTAGTTTTGTCTACGGGATTAGGGTTATATGGGATTTTAATTGGCTTTTTCTTCATCCTTGCTCATATGTGCTCATTGCGTTCTTTTGGCTCTCCTTTCTTGGCTCCCTTTGCGCCAACAATCTGGAGCGAACTAAAAGATACAGTTGTTAGATCTTTTTTATGGTTAATGAAATCAAGACCTCAATCAATTACTTGGAAAAAATCACAAAGACAAGGATTAGAGTCCAAACCAGGTCCAACAAAATCCAACCGGAGGTAGAAAAAACGTTGAGGCTAAAAATTTGTTCAGTCTTTCTTTGCTTAGTGTTACTAACTGGCTGCAAGGGTCAACCTGAGCTTAATCATATTGGGATCGTTGTAGCCGTTGCCATAGACAAAGACCCTGAGAATGGCGGAGTTATTCTAACATCTCAAGTCATAAGACCTGCTTCCCTAGACAAGAAAAGTCCCGGCAAAGACGCTCCTACGGAATTGGTTTCTACCAAAGGAAAAACAATCTTTGAGGCAATTCGGGATACAACTCAGGAGTTTGATCGAATAAATTTCTATGCACACACAAAAGTAATCGTAATTGGTGAGGAATTGGCTAAAGAAGATATTACACCTGTTCTTGATTTTTTTGTAAGAGGCAGGCAATTAAGGGGTTATACCTGGTTATGTATTGCAAAGAATGCCCCTGCTCGCGATATAATCGGCGTTAAAGATGGAATTGATAGGATACAAGCAAACTATCTGAAAGATATTATCGAAAACAAAAAATATCAATATAAAGTAACTGCTTCCAGTGTTATTGATTATTATAGAAAAGCCTTGCAAGAAGGGAATAATCCAATCACGGGAGTGCTGGAAATTGTCGAAGTTCCCAATCAACCAGTAGAAAAAAAAGAAGGAAAAACTACAAAGGAAATAAGATTTTCAGGCACTGCTGTATTTAAAAAAGATGCACTAGTTGGATATTTTAATGAAAAAGAAACACAAGGCTTGAATTGGATTATCGGGAAAGTACAAAGCGGAGTCATTACTCTCCCATCATTACTGGATCAAGAAAGACTCATTTCTCTTGAAATTAAAAGCTCAGAGGCCAAAATTACGCCAGAGATTAAGGACGGGAAAATTTCCTTTGTTATCAAGGTAAAAGCAGAAGTAATTTTAGTTGAAGAACAGGCTAAATTAAAAATTTCCTATCCTAAATTAATGCTCGATTATTTAGAAGAAGTAAGAAAAGAAGCTAAGAAAGAAATAGAAGACGAAATTAGAGTTGCGGTAAATAAGGCACAAAAAGAACTTCATTCCGATGTCTTTGGTTTTGGAAATACCTTAAATAGAGAATATCCTGAGCAATGGCATGGGATAAAAGATGGGTGGAGTGAGATGTTTCCTGACGTAGATTATACGGTAGAGGTAGAGGTCAAAGTTATAGGGACCGATTTAAAACAAGGTGTTTTTCAGATTGAGAAGTAAGAGATTATTTTGGGATATAAAAATATAAAATCCTT
This window encodes:
- a CDS encoding 4Fe-4S double cluster binding domain-containing protein; the protein is MQTTDLEIQKDIINLLEKFDNILYGFAYVGDIAACKYKNSPYAITIGLPISPTIVDNIVSGPNQAYYDEYLSVNDRLDLITEQLKNQIVKKGYLAYAIASSKRTDFVNIKGDFPHKAAAVRGGLGWIGKSSLLITRQYGPRVRISTVLTDIPFQTDRLPAKNYCGKCKKCVDACPAGAIVGTVWTEELSREKLIDVKKCDLWKIKNYSQFHGHVCGICVAVCPHGNKKAKEILV
- a CDS encoding TetR/AcrR family transcriptional regulator, which codes for MVENKRQKQKELTRRHLIEIAIQQFGENGITATRTADIARVANVSHGTIFVHFPKQEDLLIAVVEEFGIRIAKRLHELIDTNRSLIEVLEAHITGLIEFEPFYTRLVIERRLLPESVRNTYIMIQSTISFHIGIAAEKEMEEGIIRQIPLHLIYNTWIGLIHYYITNGDLFCSSGSVLKQHGQELFQHYISLMKISSK
- a CDS encoding zinc ribbon domain-containing protein; this encodes MKRCIACGMPMKNPEDFAMGDSEKEYCRYCSRPDGTMQSYEEKLDSLTNFIVKTQGLEIKAANIAAKSMMDKLPAWKVK
- a CDS encoding GerAB/ArcD/ProY family transporter is translated as MKIRINNWQLYCLMMLFEIGSTTVFGLGIDAKQDAWIAVLLAMFFGFVLIWLYTEIQKYYPEKNLAEILTAVLGKWLAIPIILLYALEFFWISTLNFREFGELISMILLPSVPLSVILVVFMITAMYTLFLGYEVLARLGELMFPLIIFFILSIFVLIGFSEQVDLTRLQPVLGNGITPVLKAAIPALVNFPFGEMVVFLMYWHYVNEKQCIRKTSFLVTITIGPLLSSVLALMVAVLDVPFVANSTIPIYEVIKLINIGDILTNLDSIATVVQFIGGFFKMTIHFYAGVLAVKSLFKISNEKWLIALFGVFWTWFSIVYYPNLLFHRWVGLKISISYFYSGFTVLEIVCPALLLIIIILKNKLHKQSIQQQCI
- a CDS encoding spore germination protein, with the translated sequence MAVKGNQYKISPNIEANIAKLKEILGKSDDIVFRNIVISNQQQTRALLCYVSGLTNTEMISQHIIKSLTQNVSAEVCDIRSLSANTFDSIKTNILSITDLNETQSMKNVINEILAGKTALFIDTYVKVLLINALAFESRNVQDPNTETVVRGPREGFTENIAVNIALVRRKIRHPNLVFEKMIVGRKTNTTLFIAYLDRIVNPKVVQEIKERLNRIQIDSILESGSIEQLIEDNPTSLFPTIGNSEKPDIVAAKLLEGRVAIFCDGTPFVLTVPYLFIESLRTSEDYYSRPFIATLLRLIRIVSLFITIAAPALYVAVTVFHYEMIPTVLLITTAASREGIPFPAVLEVFLMGIVFEVLREAGVRMPKPVGQATSIVGALVLGEAAVNAGIVSSPMIIIVAITGITDFVNPSLISVTFYLRTFLLVLSTGLGLYGILIGFFFILAHMCSLRSFGSPFLAPFAPTIWSELKDTVVRSFLWLMKSRPQSITWKKSQRQGLESKPGPTKSNRR
- a CDS encoding Ger(x)C family spore germination protein, whose product is MRLKICSVFLCLVLLTGCKGQPELNHIGIVVAVAIDKDPENGGVILTSQVIRPASLDKKSPGKDAPTELVSTKGKTIFEAIRDTTQEFDRINFYAHTKVIVIGEELAKEDITPVLDFFVRGRQLRGYTWLCIAKNAPARDIIGVKDGIDRIQANYLKDIIENKKYQYKVTASSVIDYYRKALQEGNNPITGVLEIVEVPNQPVEKKEGKTTKEIRFSGTAVFKKDALVGYFNEKETQGLNWIIGKVQSGVITLPSLLDQERLISLEIKSSEAKITPEIKDGKISFVIKVKAEVILVEEQAKLKISYPKLMLDYLEEVRKEAKKEIEDEIRVAVNKAQKELHSDVFGFGNTLNREYPEQWHGIKDGWSEMFPDVDYTVEVEVKVIGTDLKQGVFQIEK